One window from the genome of Ailuropoda melanoleuca isolate Jingjing chromosome 5, ASM200744v2, whole genome shotgun sequence encodes:
- the LOC100482073 gene encoding histone H2A type 1-H: protein MAISGRGKQGGKARAKAKTRSSRAGLQFPVGRVHRLLRKGNYAERVGAGAPVYLAAVLEYLTAEILELAGNAARDNKKTRIIPRHLQLAIRNNEELNKLLGRVTIAQGGVLPNIQAVHLPKTESHHHKVQWK from the exons ATGG CTATATCTGGACGCGGGAAGCAGGGCGGCAAGGCTCGCGCCAAGGCCAAGACGCGCTCCTCGCGGGCGGGTCTCCAGTTCCCGGTGGGCCGTGTGCACCGCCTGCTCCGCAAGGGCAACTACGCCGAGCGGGTCGGGGCCGGCGCGCCCGTGTACCTGGCGGCCGTGCTGGAGTACCTGACGGCCGAGATCCTGGAGCTGGCGGGCAACGCGGCCCGCGACAACAAGAAGACGCGCATCATCCCGCGCCACCTGCAGCTGGCCATCCGCAACAACGAGGAGCTCAACAAGCTGCTGGGCCGCGTGACCATCGCGCAGGGCGGCGTCCTGCCCAACATCCAGGCCGTGCACCTGCCCAAGACTGAGAGCCACCATCATAAAGTCCAGTGGAAGTAA
- the LOC100468151 gene encoding histone H2B type 1-A, translated as MPELTSKGTTISKKGFKKAVTKTEKKEGKKRKRCRKESYSIYIYKVLKQVHPDTGISSKAMSIMNSFVSDIFERIAGEASRLAHYNKRSTITSREIQTAVRLLLPGELAKHAVSEGTKAVTKYTSSK; from the coding sequence ATGCCGGAGCTGACTTCGAAAGGCACTACCATTTCCAAGAAAGGCTTCAAGAAAGCTGTAACCAAAactgagaagaaagaagggaaaaagcgTAAGAGATGCCGCAAAGAGAGCTACTCTATTTACATCTACAAGGTGCTGAAGCAGGTGCACCCCGACACTGGCATCTCGTCCAAGGCCATGAGCATCATGAATTCTTTTGTCAGTGACATCTTCGAGCGCATCGCAGGCGAGGCGTCGCGCCTGGCGCATTACAACAAGCGCTCGACCATCACGTCCAGAGAGATCCAGACGGCCGTGCGCCTGCTGCTGCCCGGGGAGCTGGCCAAGCACGCCGTGTCCGAGGGCACCAAGGCCGTCACCAAGTACACCAGCTCCAAGTAA
- the LOC100468404 gene encoding histone H2B type 1-A: MPELTSKGTTISKKGFKKAVTKTQKKEGKKRKRCRKESYSIYIYKVLKQVHPDTGISSKAMSIMNSFVSDIFERIAGEASRLAHYNKRSTITSREIQTAVRLLLPGELAKHAVSEGTKAVTKYTSSK; the protein is encoded by the coding sequence ATGCCGGAGCTGACTTCAAAGGGCACTACCATTTCCAAGAAAGGCTTCAAAAAAGCTGTAACCAAAAcccagaagaaagaagggaagaagcgTAAGAGATGCCGCAAGGAGAGCTACTCTATTTACATCTACAAGGTGCTGAAGCAGGTGCATCCCGACACCGGCATCTCGTCCAAGGCCATGAGCATCATGAATTCTTTTGTCAGTGACATCTTCGAACGCATCGCAGGCGAGGCGTCGCGCCTGGCGCATTACAACAAGCGCTCGACCATCACGTCCAGAGAGATCCAGACGGCCGTGCGCCTGCTGCTGCCCGGGGAGCTGGCCAAGCACGCCGTGTCCGAGGGCACCAAGGCCGTCACCAAATACACCAGCTCCAAGTAA
- the LOC100482328 gene encoding LOW QUALITY PROTEIN: histone H2A type 1-A (The sequence of the model RefSeq protein was modified relative to this genomic sequence to represent the inferred CDS: inserted 2 bases in 1 codon): MFVRGKQGGKARAKAKSSSSRAGLQFPVGRIHRLLRKGNYAERFGAGAPVYLAAVLEYLTAEILELAGNASRANEKTRIIPRHLQLAIRKDEELNKLLGGVTIAQGGVLPNIQAMLLPKKTEXHHHKVQGK; this comes from the exons ATGTTTGTGCGCGGGAAACAGGGTGGCAAAGCACGCGCTAAGGCTAAGTCCAGTTCATCTAGAGCCGGCTTGCAGTTCCCGGTGGGCCGAATCCACCGTCTGCTCCGCAAGGGCAATTATGCGGAGCGCTTTGGGGCTGGTGCACCGGTGTACCTGGCGGCCGTGCTGGAGTACCTCACAGCCGAGATTCTAGAGCTGGCGGGCAACGCTTCTCGTGCCAACGAGAAGACGCGCATCATCCCCCGCCATTTACAGTTGGCCATCCGCAAAGACGAGGAACTGAACAAGCTTCTGGGCGGTGTCACCATCGCACAGGGCGGCGTCCTGCCCAACATCCAGGCCATGCTGCTACCCAAAAAGACCGA TCACCACCACAAAGTCCAGGGCAAGTAA